The proteins below come from a single Eremothecium sinecaudum strain ATCC 58844 chromosome II, complete sequence genomic window:
- the XDJ1 gene encoding Xdj1p (Syntenic homolog of Ashbya gossypii AGR084C; Syntenic homolog of Saccharomyces cerevisiae YLR090W (XDJ1)), translating into MPHDLYEILGVTRDATAQEIKKSYRQLALKYHPDKIADDLLREASEATFKEVSAAYEILSDEQKRAEYDEFGTMDGGMFSSGFEDDYGTEDDFMNFFRYGAGRHGGFADTRSSAKQDHWPKRTKDSYVPLKLSTKQLYLGRTFQFQAKRKVLCPRCAGSGLRKRAAQRAAIRCEDCDGQGFKERIFRIGAGLISRERVECKRCEGRGSYVPKSASDKCKKCNGYCTVPEQSQLSVYVPRGSRHGDKIRLHGKSDMEPGMETGDIVFQIEEQTDNDVGLERRGTDLYCSMRISLAEALTGFSKFITRTFDERVLRVTIPMGKVLRPGNYLKFSNEGWPIDDGATFGDLYVKVDIEFPNDDWFNEKSEVESIRNILPGLKSERKSTSQFNTDPANTEDQLSYTIFEGSSMLPSYFSEAEQDRFQNEQQGANDSGTECPIQ; encoded by the coding sequence ATGCCCCATGATCTATATGAGATTCTGGGCGTAACTCGAGACGCAACTGCGCAAGAGATCAAAAAATCATATAGACAACTAGCTCTGAAGTATCATCCAGACAAAATTGCAGATGATCTTTTACGGGAAGCATCGGAAGCGACATTTAAGGAGGTGTCTGCAGCATATGAGATACTCTCAGATGAACAGAAGCGAGCAGAATATGATGAGTTTGGTACCATGGATGGTGGGATGTTTAGTTCTGGATTTGAAGATGATTACGGCACTGAAGACGACTTCATGAACTTTTTTAGGTATGGGGCTGGACGTCATGGAGGATTCGCGGATACTAGGAGTAGCGCAAAACAAGACCATTGGCCTAAACGTACGAAAGATAGTTATGTGCCATTAAAACTTTCTACAAAACAGTTATATCTTGGGAGAACATTCCAGTTTCAGGCTAAGAGAAAGGTTCTATGTCCGCGATGCGCTGGAAGCGGGCTACGGAAACGCGCTGCGCAACGTGCAGCCATACGATGTGAAGATTGTGATGGCCAAGGATTTAAAGAGAGAATATTTAGAATTGGTGCGGGACTAATTTCGCGTGAACGGGTAGAATGCAAGCGGTGTGAAGGGCGGGGTAGCTATGTTCCGAAATCAGCAAGCGACAAATGTAAGAAGTGTAACGGATATTGCACTGTGCCGGAGCAATCACAACTCAGTGTGTATGTCCCTCGAGGCTCACGTCATGGTGATAAGATCAGACTTCATGGTAAGTCTGACATGGAACCTGGTATGGAAACGGGAGATATAGTATTTCAAATTGAGGAGCAAACCGATAATGACGTGGGATTAGAACGCAGGGGAACTGACCTTTATTGCTCCATGAGGATTTCGCTAGCCGAGGCATTGACGGGATTTTCAAAATTTATTACCCGTACTTTTGATGAAAGAGTGCTACGTGTAACGATTCCAATGGGAAAGGTATTACGTCCCGGAAATTACTTAAAGTTTTCAAATGAAGGATGGCCTATTGATGATGGCGCGACATTTGGCGATCTCTACGTTAAAGTAGATATTGAATTTCCTAATGACGATTGGTTTAACGAAAAATCCGAAGTAGAGAGTATCCGCAATATTTTGCCGGGCCTAAAATCGGAACGCAAATCCACCTCACAATTTAACACTGATCCCGCAAATACCGAAGACCAGCTTTCATATACCATTTTTGAAGGTAGCTCCATGCTTCCTAGTTATTTTTCTGAAGCAGAACAGGACCGCTTCCAAAATGAACAGCAAGGAGCTAACGACAGCGGTACCGAGTGCCCCATCCAATAG
- the FOB1 gene encoding replication fork barrier binding protein FOB1 (Syntenic homolog of Ashbya gossypii AGR086C; Syntenic homolog of Saccharomyces cerevisiae YDR110W (FOB1)): MTATHQTSENENTSAVVYQYITDDGFMVPRFNLNLYQLAPYLDHDWLDQGRGELMKLINTLKGQLTQEIYSLIKTNMLTTQSLLNCCDKVTVATVENKYVLLQRRYSVENGCVVDHKREDLPVVEPDNVFDTIIAAHLINDHLPWRKIHHHIKKLFANITRDFTNLAVLYCSHCNSDRNIKRFLRYKHYNINEKIMPLERCHIEVFAPFNDDGTEKIEGKYSHVLYCRDYHSRFVWMLPLEGITLRDLVPAVTTLLCTMIRIPIFIETATLDRQDMFDLLEHIAKKYKLKIGLGINSGTDFQRNGVTRAKSLFAEYKDECKDDWNICLRLIINRLNQVYSDRARGIPSDLLCNQVSNIAQRFKLKQRKIIDELFADNVVQFKEGGGMIYLETQNSIPIDDNMESENEASSSSATVGRIDYTLQEKRKFHEADAKADNEATRESIKKRNKNNDENKAASPTEQYDDLTLSSPPRETINGVNYEASQLQGPGSSFLKNVSVERELKHDESLVDL; the protein is encoded by the coding sequence ATGACGGCAACTCACCAAACTTCCGAGAACGAGAATACGTCTGCAGTCGTTTACCAGTACATCACTGATGATGGGTTCATGGTTCCCCGTTTTAATCTCAACCTTTACCAACTAGCTCCATACCTTGATCATGATTGGTTAGATCAGGGAAGAGGTGAACTAATGAAACTAATAAATACATTAAAGGGCCAGTTGACGCAGGAAATATACTCACTGATAAAGACTAATATGCTAACCACGCAATCACTCTTAAATTGCTGTGATAAGGTTACAGTCGCAACTGTAGAAAATAAATATGTTCTATTACAACGGCGTTATTCTGTTGAGAATGGTTGCGTTGTAGATCATAAGCGAGAAGATTTGCCCGTTGTAGAACCTGATAATGTATTTGATACAATTATTGCGGCACATTTGATTAATGACCATCTTCCATGGCGAAAGATTCACCACCATATAAAGAAACTATTTGCTAATATTACTCGTGATTTTACAAATCTTGCAGTCCTATACTGTTCACATTGTAACTCGGACCGCAATATAAAACGGTTTTTACGTTACAAACACTATAATATCAACGAGAAGATAATGCCTTTGGAGCGGTGTCATATTGAAGTCTTTGCACCTTTTAACGACGATGGTACGGAAAAGATTGAAGGCAAATATAGCCATGTACTTTACTGTAGAGATTATCACTCGAGATTTGTGTGGATGTTGCCCTTGGAGGGCATTACCTTACGTGACCTGGTACCCGCAGTTACTACTTTGCTTTGTACTATGATCAGGATACCAATATTTATAGAAACTGCTACACTTGACAGGCAAGATATGTTTGACCTTTTAGAACATATAGCTAAAAAATATAAGTTGAAGATTGGTCTTGGAATAAATAGTGGGACTGACTTTCAAAGAAATGGGGTAACCAGAGCAAAAAGCCTTTTTGCTGAATATAAAGACGAATGTAAAGACGATTGGAACATCTGTTTGAGGCTGATTATAAATCGGTTAAATCAGGTTTATTCTGATAGAGCAAGAGGTATTCCAAGTGATTTACTATGTAATCAAGTCTCAAATATTGCTCAAAGATTCAAACTTAAACAACGTAAAATCATTGATGAGCTGTTTGCCGATAACGTTGTACAATTTAAAGAAGGAGGTGGAATGATATATCTAGAGACCCAAAATAGTATTCCAATCGATGATAACATGGAATCCGAGAATGAAGCTTCCTCATCGAGTGCCACTGTTGGACGAATTGATTATACGCTCCAggaaaaaagaaaattcCATGAAGCTGATGCAAAGGCCGATAATGAAGCTACAAGGGAATCGATCAAAAAGAGAAACAAGAATAACGATGAGAATAAAGCTGCTTCTCCAACCGAACAGTACGATGACTTAACGTTGTCCTCTCCACCACGTGAGACTATAAACGGTGTGAATTATGAAGCTTCACAACTGCAAGGGCCTGGAAGCTCATTTTTGAAGAATGTTTCTGTAGAAAGAGAACTCAAACATGACGAGTCTTTAGTAGATTTGTAA
- a CDS encoding HBR018Cp (Syntenic homolog of Ashbya gossypii AGR085W; Syntenic homolog of Saccharomyces cerevisiae YLR089C (ALT1) and YDR111C (ALT2)) — translation MLRRNSGCPVTLNGLQSGCQLILRRISTNGLNVGFEPADSFTLDDLNENVLKAKYAVRGKIPMRAEELQEQLEEKPGSLPFKKIIGANIGNPQQLDQKPLTFFRQVLSLLQNPDLLGVPPKELSKYFKPDAIKRARVMLKEAGNSVGAYSASKGVLGFRQRVAEFITARDGAKNADPENVFLTAGASAAASRILSVFSKGPKTGTLIPIPQYPLYTATLSLNNARAIPYYLKEEQGWSTDPKEIERIVLESIRSDIKPTCMVIINPGNPTGAILSVEALEEIFVIAARYGIVVIADEVYQENVFEGAQFHSSRKVLLSLQKRYPGVFDNVQLASLNSTSKGLLGECGQRGGYMELIGFRDEILQVFVKLASISLCPVVTGQALVGLMSSPPNPGDESYQQHEQQRAAIHKQLEERADLLWRTFNELEGLECQKPQGAMYLFPKLILPSKAIDVALKQNMEPDEFYCKRLLERTGICTVPGSGFGQAAGTYHLRTTFLAPGTEWIESWRQFHKEFYDEYRD, via the coding sequence ATGCTCCGGAGAAACAGTGGATGCCCAGTAACGCTAAATGGGCTACAAAGCGGATGCCAGTTGATTTTACGTCGAATTTCAACGAATGGACTAAACGTTGGCTTTGAGCCTGCGGACTCGTTCACTTTAGATGATCTAAATGAAAATGTGTTAAAAGCGAAGTATGCAGTTCGTGGTAAAATTCCAATGCGGGCAGAAGAACTACAAGAGCAGCTAGAAGAAAAACCAGGGAGCTTACCGTTCAAGAAAATTATAGGTGCAAACATTGGAAATCCTCAGCAGCTTGATCAAAAGCCTTTGACATTTTTCAGACAGGTCCTTTCGTTACTTCAAAATCCAGACCTTCTAGGTGTGCCACCAAAAGAACTTTCGAAGTATTTCAAGCCTGATGCCATTAAAAGAGCCCGTGTCATGCTTAAGGAGGCTGGAAATAGCGTAGGTGCTTATTCTGCTTCGAAAGGTGTGCTGGGATTTAGACAACGAGTGGCCGAGTTCATTACCGCTAGGGATGGTGCTAAAAATGCGGATCCTGAAAATGTATTTTTAACGGCTGGTGCTTCAGCAGCAGCATCTCGTATTTTATCTGTATTCAGTAAGGGACCCAAGACTGGCACATTAATACCTATTCCTCAGTATCCGCTTTACACTGCAACTTTAAGCCTGAATAATGCCCGAGCTATACCTTACTATCTAAAAGAGGAACAAGGATGGTCAACAGATCCTAAAGAAATTGAACGTATTGTTTTGGAATCAATTCGTAGCGATATTAAGCCAACCTGTATGGTTATAATTAACCCAGGAAATCCCACTGGGGCCATTTTATCGGTAGAAGCATTGGAAGAAATCTTCGTTATTGCAGCTAGATATGGAATCGTTGTTATCGCCGATGAGGTTTACCAAGAAAACGTCTTTGAAGGAGCACAATTCCACTCCTCCAGAAAAGTTCTCCTTTCATTGCAAAAGCGGTATCCAGGTGTCTTCGACAATGTTCAATTAGCATCTCTAAATTCTACCTCAAAAGGCTTATTGGGTGAATGTGGGCAGAGGGGTGGTTATATGGAACTCATTGGGTTCCGGGATGAAATTTTACAAGTATTTGTGAAATTAGCTTCCATATCGTTATGTCCAGTCGTAACTGGTCAAGCCCTAGTCGGCCTGATGTCCTCACCTCCAAATCCAGGTGACGAGTCTTATCAACAGCATGAACAGCAACGCGCAGCCATTCATAAACAATTAGAAGAGCGTGCTGATCTCTTATGGAGAACCTTTAATGAGCTTGAAGGTTTGGAATGTCAAAAACCACAAGGTGCAATGTATTTATTTCCCAAATTGATTCTGCCTTCAAAAGCGATTGATGTTGCATTAAAACAGAATATGGAGCCTGATGAGTTCTATTGTAAGAGACTACTTGAGCGCACAGGGATCTGTACTGTTCCGGGCTCGGGTTTTGGCCAAGCTGCTGGTACATACCATCTGCGTACTACATTCTTGGCTCCTGGCACTGAATGGATAGAAAGTTGGAGGCAATTCCACAAGGAATTCTATGATGAATACCGCGATTAG
- the MIF2 gene encoding Mif2p (Syntenic homolog of Ashbya gossypii ABR015C; Syntenic homolog of Saccharomyces cerevisiae YKL089W (MIF2)): MDYMNLGVTSRKTGLRIKTPIRRDEYSMENIDEFFADEEDSIVGSRRRRGSRRTSMLLKKPLEPNSSHFVGENGFRIPSSAPQYGKHLPGETSQKQMSNENEYGYSTELNHQDVSFLSPVHGSPVTVTTPKTLSIVNQPRYATNFEIPQDVRTSNEGLTIQLTPKRKPIEGYRDVPDLIDDNETTRDSTSFNTSENAILEDEMDDDFEFNSDEDEDREYVDAASKRLSESESTSSLSGDDSNSSTEEDNAALSRRSKKNKNYYDTGSISSDQLDSDEEYIQKQAQDLLPKDDEKHIDNRRPRRVRVPPLEYWRNEKIVYKRTSQKPVLEIEKVITYDDEQDEEAHSKKRKPQPKTRTRPYTYIPTGRPRGRPRKAQGTSPSNAIDPNTEIKTKIDLGELSNSDWLKHGILQSIVNITTDKKSNELIAFAPGLAQTVQSKDTENEKFTLAVLFDKYREKFASGILTLPIDGVKDKNTSFNAFITFYVIQGVVEVILSDSTFVCVEGSTFQVPAFNDYAFKNIGKNEAKMFFVQVIVPEDFDGSKIEDDGTSPVSSEHGLSSSNMSLTSP; the protein is encoded by the coding sequence ATGGACTATATGAACCTTGGGGTTACCTCTCGAAAAACTGGTCTGCGAATTAAAACGCCAATCCGAAGAGATGAATATAGTATGGAGAATATAGATGAGTTTTTTGCTGATGAGGAAGATAGCATTGTGGgctcaagaagaagaagaggaagtCGGAGAACTTCCATGCTACTTAAAAAGCCTTTAGAACCGAATTCCTCACATTTCGTTGGTGAAAATGGTTTTAGGATACCGTCATCTGCTCCACAGTATGGAAAACACCTACCGGGTGAGACGTCACAGAAACAAATGAGCAATGAGAATGAATACGGTTACTCCACAGAGTTAAATCATCAAGATGTGTCTTTTTTATCACCAGTTCATGGCTCTCCTGTAACAGTTACAACCCCGAAAACTCTTTCAATAGTAAACCAGCCAAGATACGCAACAAACTTTGAGATACCGCAGGATGTTAGAACAAGTAATGAAGGTTTGACCATTCAGTTAACACCTAAACGGAAACCAATTGAAGGATATAGAGATGTACCTGACTTAATAGATGATAATGAGACCACTAGGGATAGTACTTCATTTAATACTTCAGAAAATGCAATTTTAGAGGATGAAATGGATGATGATTTTGAATTTAACAGcgatgaagatgaagataGGGAATATGTGGATGCTGCCTCAAAAAGGCTAAGTGAGAGTGAATCTACATCATCTTTATCAGGAGATGATTCCAATAGCAGCACGGAAGAGGATaatgcagctctaagtAGAAGGAGtaaaaagaataaaaatTATTATGATACTGGCTCAATTTCTTCCGATCAATTAGATTCAGACGAGGAATATATACAAAAGCAAGCCCAAGATCTTCTTCCTAAAGATGACGAGAAGCATATTGATAATAGAAGACCTCGAAGAGTACGTGTGCCTCCGCTAGAGTACTGGAGGAATGAAAAGATCGTTTATAAAAGAACATCTCAGAAGCCGGTTCTGGAAATCGAAAAGGTTATAACATATGATGATGAGCAAGACGAAGAAGCACATTCTAAAAAGCGAAAACCCCAACCGAAGACGAGGACAAGGCCCTATACCTACATTCCCACAGGGAGGCCCCGTGGTCGACCACGAAAAGCACAAGGCACATCACCATCTAATGCTATTGACCCTAATACAGAAATAAAAACGAAAATTGACCTTGGAGAGCTTTCAAATTCTGACTGGCTTAAGCATGGTATTTTACAGAGCATTGTCAATATAACAACGGACAAGAAGAGTAATGAACTTATAGCATTTGCGCCAGGATTGGCACAGACAGTGCAATCGAAAGATACCGAGAATGAAAAGTTCACTTTAGCCGTATTGTTTGATAAATATCGGGAAAAGTTTGCCAGTGGAATACTTACATTACCCATTGATGGAGTTAAAGACAAGAATACATCGTTTAATGCTTTCATCACATTTTATGTTATACAAGGTGTAGTTGAAGTTATATTGTCAGATAGCACATTCGTCTGTGTTGAAGGTTCAACGTTCCAAGTTCCTGCATTTA
- the GEP5 gene encoding Gep5p (Syntenic homolog of Ashbya gossypii AGR082C; Syntenic homolog of Saccharomyces cerevisiae YLR091W (GEP5)) has product MNIFINRILDKLPVHTHTKDVIAKELNNIKRGQLPLLQDPINDYFLTGSKKHLERLIFNIYFRISNQVPQHIRLFSIHRKELQLFWPYETHRSLFQYNNPKRDSLRSQLDRGKLDVLKNIEYKRHCWMMPTSCTTPKQDIEGFEFKVPGSFDKLRLQESERNELLDLIFRQSTFIARNPVLLSGKKRQNPIVEIPMSPMGEDLSEARIKNLFNKKTLNVLYDLRDEFPAICDENEQLLLSIINHGDTNRNLRRLYQRACFRSYTFDPKTKDFKLSQLCKIL; this is encoded by the coding sequence ATGAACATATTTATAAACAGAATACTTGATAAATTACCGGTGCATACTCACACAAAAGATGTAATCGCCAAGGAGCTCAATAATATAAAACGAGGGCAGTTGCCGTTACTCCAAGACCCTATAAATGATTATTTCTTAACTGGAAGTAAAAAACACTTAGAAAGActtattttcaatatttatTTTCGAATTTCAAACCAAGTACCGCAACACATTCGTCTCTTTTCTATACATAGAAAGGAGCTACAACTTTTCTGGCCTTACGAAACACACAGATCGCTATTTCAATATAATAACCCAAAACGCGATAGCCTTAGGTCCCAGCTAGATAGGGGTAAACTAGATGTACTGAAAAATATTGAATACAAACGCCACTGTTGGATGATGCCTACAAGCTGCACAACCCCAAAGCAAGACATAGAAGGTTTCGAATTCAAGGTCCCAGGATCTTTTGATAAATTACGTTTACAGGAATCCGAAAGAAATGAATTGCTGGATCTAATATTTCGACAAAGCACATTTATCGCAAGAAATCCAGTTCTTCTAAGCGGCAAAAAACGGCAAAACCCTATAGTAGAAATTCCCATGAGCCCAATGGGAGAAGATCTCTCAGAAGCTAGAATAAAAAACCTGTTTAATAAGAAGACCTTAAACGTTCTCTACGATTTGCGTGATGAGTTTCCAGCAATCTGCGATGAAAATGAGCAGTTGCTGTTATCTATTATCAATCATGGTGATACAAACCGTAATTTGAGGCGATTATATCAAAGAGCATGTTTTAGGTCATACACTTTCGATCCCAAAACTAAAGATTTTAAGTTAAGTCAGCTATGTAAAATACTTTAG
- the MRX14 gene encoding mitochondrial 54S ribosomal protein bL34m (Syntenic homolog of Ashbya gossypii AGR081C; Syntenic homolog of Saccharomyces cerevisiae YDR115W), whose protein sequence is MLSLIGRNSLQWSSKRTITSIVSSFSPISSLPQPGSSNLTFRPSAFASIGVPVVSTLLGFTQRRWKSRGNTFQPSTLKRKRRVGFLARARSRTGQNILKRRRDKGRWYLTY, encoded by the coding sequence ATGCTGTCCCTTATAGGTAGAAACTCCCTTCAGTGGTCTTCCAAAAGGACTATAACTTCCATAGTTTCATCTTTCTCTCCGATCTCATCATTACCACAACCTGGCTCAAGTAATTTAACTTTTAGGCCATCTGCATTTGCTTCAATTGGCGTACCAGTGGTTTCTACACTATTGGGTTTTACTCAAAGACGGTGGAAGAGTAGAGGTAACACATTTCAGCCTAGCACTCTAAAGCGCAAGAGGAGAGTAGGGTTTTTGGCTAGAGCCCGAAGTAGAACCGGTCAAAATATACTGAAGAGGAGAAGAGACAAGGGCAGGTGGTACCTAACTTACTGA
- the PDS1 gene encoding securin (Syntenic homolog of Ashbya gossypii AGR083W; Syntenic homolog of Saccharomyces cerevisiae YDR113C (PDS1)): MNNQDNNENLVASTSTSSSLNPRTPVHQLKKVTSNLIPRSSRLPLAAKDKNRSQRGYNVKQKHLKCQITGNTQNASKKPPSKNFCHNIPESKLKKYGSVLGIPYQNLTKTKSLVLKDASDGVESEDDDVNPLAVKLKSRLISNVDQENEEVESSGLLAEGGLRKLIKLHSSCDEDSEEDIPQIETTSKKIPELRHIPNGYEEFKDDSITKLATYNSPFIRLAGDTSDNESSEDEDEAISLDFGTIEGSPSLEDEIMPRKLHNLASNSVIKDGNKDSEDADAKFEFDFEVGEGLNSKEMQSLLD, from the coding sequence ATGAACAATCAGGATAACAACGAGAATCTTGTTGCATCGACATCCACCTCAAGTTCCCTAAATCCAAGGACTCCAGTGCATCAGTTAAAAAAGGTGACATCAAATCTCATTCCTAGAAGTAGTAGGTTACCATTGGCAGCTAAAGATAAAAATCGTTCCCAACGTGGGTATAATGTAAAGCAAAAACATTTAAAATGTCAAATTACTGGTAATACACAAAACGCGTCAAAGAAACCTCCATCAAAGAATTTCTGCCATAATATACCCGAAAGCAAGCTCAAGAAATATGGTAGTGTTCTTGGAATTCCCTATCAGAATCTAACGAAGACAAAATCATTGGTACTGAAGGATGCCAGTGATGGTGTAGAATCGGAGGATGACGACGTTAACCCATTGGCGGTGAAATTGAAGAGCAGACTTATCTCTAATGTTGACCAGGAgaatgaagaagttgaatCTAGTGGTTTACTAGCGGAAGGTGGGTTGCGAAAACTTATAAAATTGCACTCATCTTGTGACGAGGACTCGGAAGAAGATATACCTCAAATTGAAACTACATCAAAGAAAATTCCTGAACTTCGTCATATTCCAAACGGTTATGAGGAATTTAAGGATGACTCAATTACCAAGTTAGCCACATATAACTCACCATTCATAAGGCTTGCAGGTGACACAAGCGATAATGAGAGTAGTGAGGATGAGGACGAGGCAATTTCGCTAGACTTTGGAACCATCGAAGGATCGCCCTCCCTAGAAGACGAGATCATGCCCCGTAAGTTGCACAATTTAGCTAGCAATAGCGTAATAAAGGATGGAAATAAAGATTCAGAAGATGCAGATGCCAAGTTCGAATTTGATTTCGAAGTGGGCGAGGGCTTAAACTCAAAGGAGATGCAATCCTTGTTGGATTGA
- the CUE2 gene encoding Cue2p (Syntenic homolog of Ashbya gossypii ABR016C; Syntenic homolog of Saccharomyces cerevisiae YKL090W (CUE2)) — MVEKDLILLQEMFPQETINSLNSAIEDADGDIHTACALLLQKYEAGLQIAEEESLTPGLKAITDMFPNVPIVEAKRAYEENNGKLDDCVNKLLLLEELGLNNVAKQSEYESAIKNEIWQNSLSNNPWKDLNKHIKIIITYTGVSRATATSEFFKHHCNKAAAIINIIHSYKLIPELNSSAQIPNPVSSFPPKQNRGGRVQSQSGYAHKQRNQGKELQITQLQQDKWNFIPPERRYVYSSTSHEAIELQTILRSNDIFRDINPNFLKISLEFYNAVIDKVLMLIFFILEENAAHLTYDFNHSETLGLLDSSKNRVGSPSINIWDAKSDAKRSAKSLSGIVFSSAEIYESSKKSYDNLFTLNRVDLHGFSTDDADLFVKLCLEKWWSEEIRLRELNCKKLALTTAIYVQPITFITGKGMHSKGGIPRVRKRVQQLLDKYNYVYNEEQSFFIVTGKRQRK; from the coding sequence ATGGTAGAAAAAGACCTCATTTTATTACAAGAGATGTTTCCGCAGGAAACAATAAATTCCTTAAACAGCGCCATAGAAGATGCTGATGGTGATATTCATACCGCTTGTGCACTTCTACTACAAAAATATGAAGCTGGACTACAAATAGCTGAGGAGGAGTCTTTAACTCCTGGTCTTAAGGCAATTACAGACATGTTTCCAAATGTGCCAATAGTTGAAGCTAAAAGGGCATATGAGGAAAATAACGGTAAACTCGATGATTGCGTAAACAAATTATTGCTTCTAGAGGAGCTTGGATTGAATAATGTAGCAAAACAGTCTGAATATGAATCTGCAATTAAGAATGAAATTTGGCAAAACAGCTTGTCAAACAACCCGTGGAAAGATCTAAATAAACATATAAAAATTATCATCACCTACACTGGTGTTTCCAGAGCTACTGCCACATCTGAATTCTTCAAACATCACTGTAATAAAGCAGCTGCAATAATTAACATTATTCACTCATATAAGTTGATACCGGAATTGAATTCTTCAGCACAAATACCAAACCCTGTGAGCTCTTTCCCACCGAAACAAAATCGTGGTGGGAGAGTGCAGTCTCAATCAGGCTATGCACACAAACAGCGGAACCAGGGAAAAGAACTCCAGATAACGCAACTACAACAGGATAAATGGAATTTTATTCCTCCCGAACGGCGCTACGTTTATTCAAGTACGAGTCATGAAGCTATAGAGCTGCAAACAATTTTAAGATCGAATGACATCTTTCGTGATATCAATCCCAACTTCCTAAAGATTTCACTGGAGTTCTACAACGCTGTGATTGATAAAGTTTTGATGctcatcttctttattTTAGAAGAGAACGCAGCTCACCTAACATATGATTTTAATCACTCTGAAACCTTGGGATTATTAGATTCTTCTAAGAATAGAGTAGGTTCACCATCAATAAACATCTGGGATGCTAAGAGCGATGCGAAGAGGAGTGCCAAAAGTTTGTCCGGTATAGTATTCTCTAGTGCTGAAATATACGAAAGCTCTAAAAAATCCTATGATAACCTTTTTACTCTTAATAGGGTTGATTTACATGGATTCAGCACTGATGATGCCGATCTCTTCGTGAAACTTTGCCTTGAGAAATGGTGGTCAGAAGAAATACGGCTGAGAGAACTAAACTGTAAAAAATTAGCCCTAACTACTGCAATATATGTGCAACCAATTACATTTATAACCGGTAAAGGAATGCATAGTAAAGGCGGAATCCCTCGAGTTCGAAAAAGGGTACAGCAGTTGCTTGATAAGTATAACTATGTATATAATGAAGAACAATCCTTTTTTATCGTAACTGGTAAAAGGcaaagaaaataa